One genomic region from Leifsonia sp. Root1293 encodes:
- a CDS encoding GNAT family N-acetyltransferase, with product MTADARLLPVDSASTAALAATGLRYGLVDTTDRAAFAAWDQADSRGFHEGRLSDEIIDANFANLAYRRTTGVWDDTIPDAAVPVATVSTWVAELTVPGPAIVPAWAVSSVTVAATHRRRGIARALMEGELRTAAAAGVPLAILTASEATIYGRYGYAPATSVATLEVDRRRVAWAGPTPTGRVHFVEPAAARSVVEGISARAVRRTPGEIDRWGGRFDQHFGLISPDSDRGRSIRTVRYDDADGTAQGVAAFRLVEQEPDIVRLEVEHFTAATDDAYAGLWKFLLEHDLVTSIRARHRSIDEPLTHLITDRRAVRWSEIEDFLWVRVLDPIAALESRRYGASGRLDLEVSDALGFAGGRFRLEAAPDGSASVTRVSADADAGADADAGADAGDGAGDGAGAPATLALTVNQLGAIFLGGVRATVLASAGLITADEPETLALADRLFAAERTPHLSIVF from the coding sequence ATGACTGCCGACGCCCGCCTGCTTCCCGTCGACTCAGCATCCACCGCGGCTCTCGCCGCCACCGGGCTGCGCTACGGCCTGGTCGACACCACGGATCGCGCGGCCTTCGCGGCGTGGGACCAGGCCGACTCGCGGGGCTTCCACGAGGGCCGCCTGAGCGATGAGATCATCGACGCGAACTTCGCCAACCTCGCCTACCGCCGCACGACCGGCGTCTGGGACGACACGATCCCGGATGCCGCCGTCCCCGTCGCGACCGTCAGCACCTGGGTCGCCGAACTCACGGTTCCCGGCCCCGCCATCGTTCCGGCCTGGGCCGTGAGCTCGGTCACCGTCGCGGCGACGCACCGCCGTCGCGGCATCGCTCGAGCGCTCATGGAGGGCGAGCTGCGCACGGCGGCGGCCGCCGGCGTTCCACTCGCCATCCTCACCGCGAGCGAGGCCACCATCTACGGCCGGTACGGCTATGCGCCGGCCACCTCGGTCGCGACGCTGGAGGTCGACCGCCGTCGCGTCGCGTGGGCGGGGCCGACGCCGACGGGTCGGGTGCACTTCGTCGAGCCTGCAGCGGCACGCTCGGTCGTCGAGGGGATCTCGGCTCGCGCTGTGCGCAGGACCCCCGGCGAGATCGACCGATGGGGCGGCCGCTTCGACCAGCACTTCGGCCTCATCTCGCCGGACAGCGATCGCGGGCGGTCGATCCGCACGGTGCGCTACGACGATGCCGACGGCACGGCGCAGGGCGTGGCCGCATTCCGGCTGGTCGAGCAGGAGCCCGACATCGTGCGGCTCGAGGTCGAGCATTTCACGGCGGCGACTGATGATGCCTACGCCGGCCTGTGGAAGTTCCTGCTCGAACACGACCTCGTGACCAGCATCCGTGCCCGCCACAGGTCGATCGACGAGCCGCTGACTCACCTCATCACCGACAGGCGCGCCGTGCGCTGGAGCGAGATCGAGGACTTCCTCTGGGTGCGCGTGCTCGACCCGATCGCGGCGCTCGAGAGCCGCCGGTACGGCGCTTCCGGCCGTCTCGACCTAGAGGTCTCCGATGCCCTGGGCTTCGCCGGCGGGCGCTTCAGGCTCGAGGCTGCACCCGACGGCTCGGCCTCGGTGACGCGGGTGTCTGCGGACGCGGATGCCGGTGCGGATGCCGACGCCGGTGCCGACGCCGGCGACGGTGCCGGTGATGGCGCCGGCGCTCCGGCGACGCTCGCCCTGACCGTCAACCAGCTCGGGGCGATCTTCCTGGGCGGCGTGCGGGCCACAGTGCTCGCATCCGCAGGCCTGATCACGGCCGACGAGCCCGAGACGCTGGCGCTGGCGGACCGCCTGTTCGCCGCCGAGCGCACCCCGCACCTCAGCATCGTCTTCTAG
- a CDS encoding nuclease-related domain-containing protein has product MTALSPEVDPARTAATTLRSRAAGASVITRCLAEQSQVPDRGRLARVLGRSPLSEDSRSWYLGALGELAVATRLRQLGPDWTVLHSVPVGRGESDIDHVVIGPSGVYTINTKHHDDARVWVGARKLLVNGQPTDYLRNARHEAERATRLLSAASGSDIVVRPVIALVGAKTITVKQQPSDVMVLADTQLVRWLRRRRRTPALETTPVVAAAEHPSTWHSNPTEALADANLEQFATLQHEVRTARDVRAIWLGAVAVSVGAVAVTQLMPAIALMLG; this is encoded by the coding sequence ATGACGGCTCTCTCCCCCGAGGTCGACCCTGCGCGCACTGCAGCGACCACCCTCCGCAGCCGTGCTGCGGGCGCATCCGTCATCACCCGATGCCTGGCCGAGCAGTCGCAGGTGCCCGACCGGGGGCGCCTCGCCCGCGTGCTCGGCCGCAGTCCGCTCTCGGAGGACTCGCGCAGCTGGTACCTCGGAGCGCTCGGAGAGCTGGCCGTGGCGACCCGGCTCAGGCAGCTCGGACCCGACTGGACCGTGCTGCACTCCGTTCCGGTCGGCCGCGGCGAGAGCGACATCGATCATGTCGTCATCGGGCCGTCGGGCGTCTACACGATCAACACCAAGCACCACGACGATGCCCGGGTCTGGGTGGGTGCCCGCAAGCTGCTCGTCAACGGCCAGCCGACCGACTACCTCCGCAACGCGCGGCACGAGGCCGAGCGCGCCACCCGCCTGCTGAGCGCCGCCAGTGGGAGCGACATCGTGGTGCGCCCCGTCATCGCCCTCGTCGGCGCGAAGACGATCACCGTCAAGCAGCAGCCGAGCGACGTCATGGTGCTCGCCGACACCCAGCTGGTGCGCTGGCTTCGACGGCGGCGGCGGACGCCGGCCCTCGAGACGACGCCTGTCGTGGCCGCCGCGGAGCATCCGTCGACCTGGCACTCGAACCCGACCGAGGCCCTCGCCGACGCGAATCTCGAGCAGTTCGCCACACTTCAGCACGAGGTGCGCACGGCCCGGGACGTGCGCGCCATCTGGCTGGGCGCCGTGGCCGTCTCCGTCGGCGCCGTCGCCGTGACGCAGCTGATGCCGGCGATCGCGCTCATGCTCGGCTGA
- a CDS encoding pyridoxal phosphate-dependent decarboxylase family protein, whose translation MNAARGTTPAAGTQTTRMHEVSKETSDIVDVVLEYSRRRILSADTPLDKPLSAAELERLAGRSIDEKGIGATRALALFEHVLAPACITTDHPQYLSFIPSAPTKAAISFDLVVSASALYGGSWLEGAGAVFAENEALGWLAREFGLPPTSGGVFVQGGTLGNLSALVAARERARLRVTERGDEQPRRWVIVCSAEAHSSIASAARVMDVEVVPVAPGADGMLTGDGVRAALVEHGASVLAVVATGGSTNFGIVDDIASIAALKDEFEFWLHVDGAYGLAAMLSPLARHRFAGVERADSVIVDPHKWLFAPFDACALIYSDPESGRRAHTQHAEYLDTLTETSDWSPSDYAAHLTRRARGLPLWFSLATYGGQAYRDAVSHSIQLALDIAAEIEKRPGLSLVRDPQLSVVVFERDGWAKADYDAWSARLLESQHAFVTPSSHAGRPNARFAIINPLTTFDLLVGILDTME comes from the coding sequence ATGAACGCAGCACGCGGAACCACTCCCGCAGCCGGAACCCAGACCACCCGCATGCACGAGGTCTCGAAGGAGACCAGCGACATCGTCGACGTGGTGCTCGAATACTCGCGGCGACGCATCCTCAGCGCTGACACCCCGCTCGACAAGCCGTTGAGCGCGGCGGAGCTCGAGCGCCTCGCCGGCCGCTCGATCGACGAGAAGGGCATCGGCGCCACCCGCGCTCTCGCCCTGTTCGAGCACGTGCTCGCACCGGCCTGCATCACGACGGACCACCCGCAGTACCTCTCCTTCATCCCATCCGCCCCGACGAAGGCGGCGATCTCCTTCGACCTCGTCGTGTCGGCCAGTGCGCTGTACGGCGGATCCTGGCTCGAGGGCGCCGGCGCCGTCTTCGCCGAGAACGAGGCCCTCGGATGGCTCGCCCGGGAGTTCGGCCTGCCCCCGACCTCCGGCGGCGTGTTCGTGCAGGGCGGCACCCTGGGCAACCTGTCGGCTCTCGTCGCAGCCCGCGAGCGTGCGCGCCTCCGCGTGACCGAGCGCGGCGACGAACAGCCGCGCCGCTGGGTGATCGTGTGCAGCGCCGAGGCGCACTCGTCGATCGCCTCTGCCGCGCGCGTGATGGACGTCGAGGTCGTGCCGGTCGCCCCGGGCGCCGACGGCATGCTCACGGGCGATGGCGTGCGGGCGGCGCTCGTCGAGCACGGGGCATCCGTTCTCGCGGTGGTGGCCACCGGGGGATCGACGAACTTCGGCATCGTCGACGACATCGCCTCGATCGCGGCCCTGAAGGACGAGTTCGAGTTCTGGCTGCACGTCGACGGCGCCTACGGCCTCGCGGCCATGCTGTCGCCGCTCGCGAGGCACCGCTTCGCCGGCGTCGAGCGCGCCGACTCGGTGATCGTCGATCCGCACAAGTGGCTGTTCGCCCCGTTCGACGCCTGCGCCCTCATCTACAGCGACCCCGAGTCGGGCCGGCGCGCGCACACGCAGCACGCCGAGTACCTCGACACCCTCACCGAGACCAGCGACTGGAGCCCATCGGACTACGCGGCGCACCTCACCCGCCGCGCGCGCGGGCTGCCGCTGTGGTTCTCGCTCGCGACCTACGGCGGCCAGGCCTACCGCGACGCCGTGTCGCACTCCATCCAGCTGGCGTTGGACATCGCCGCCGAGATCGAGAAGCGCCCCGGCCTGTCGCTGGTGCGGGACCCGCAGCTCTCCGTCGTGGTCTTCGAGCGCGACGGATGGGCCAAGGCCGACTACGACGCCTGGTCCGCGCGCCTGTTGGAGTCGCAGCACGCCTTCGTGACGCCGTCGTCGCACGCCGGTCGGCCGAACGCGCGCTTCGCGATCATCAACCCGCTGACCACGTTCGACCTGCTGGTGGGCATCCTCGACACGATGGAGTGA
- a CDS encoding alpha/beta hydrolase family protein encodes MTDSALISGTTAAGVPFVARQAVSASAPVIVAWHLLDPPRTPAAFAAALPLAGLDATVFYLGLPLSGDRMPDGGFEEIMRRAGEDVVMQLFAPILEGAIAEFPAAFAELSERFGVADGAALGLLGGSAGSAVAAGVLASGTSGASAAVLVSPMLQLAPNIDAMADFLGGDAYSWHPESRRVAAEMDFVARADEITATDAAVRVIAGLDDEPAFVGPARLFAVAAGADLQLMEGVAHALAEEPGMEPAPQTEAAADYDVLAVEWFSEHLL; translated from the coding sequence ATGACCGACTCAGCACTGATCAGCGGCACGACAGCAGCCGGAGTCCCGTTCGTCGCCCGGCAGGCGGTGTCGGCATCCGCCCCCGTGATCGTCGCCTGGCACCTGCTCGATCCTCCGCGCACCCCGGCGGCGTTCGCGGCCGCCCTCCCGCTCGCCGGGCTCGATGCCACGGTGTTCTACCTCGGCCTTCCCCTCAGCGGCGACCGCATGCCCGATGGCGGCTTCGAGGAGATCATGCGTCGCGCCGGGGAGGACGTCGTGATGCAGTTGTTCGCACCGATCCTCGAGGGCGCCATCGCCGAGTTCCCTGCCGCGTTCGCCGAGCTGAGCGAGAGATTCGGTGTCGCCGACGGTGCCGCCCTCGGCCTGCTGGGCGGCTCCGCCGGGTCCGCCGTCGCCGCCGGCGTACTCGCGAGCGGCACCTCCGGCGCCTCGGCGGCCGTGCTCGTGAGCCCCATGCTGCAGCTCGCACCGAACATCGATGCGATGGCCGACTTCCTGGGTGGCGACGCCTACTCGTGGCACCCGGAGTCCCGCAGGGTCGCCGCCGAGATGGACTTCGTCGCCCGCGCCGACGAGATCACGGCGACGGATGCCGCCGTCCGCGTCATCGCCGGCCTCGACGACGAGCCGGCCTTCGTCGGGCCTGCGCGCCTGTTCGCCGTCGCCGCCGGAGCAGACCTGCAGCTCATGGAGGGCGTCGCCCACGCGTTGGCGGAGGAGCCGGGCATGGAGCCCGCACCCCAGACCGAAGCCGCGGCCGACTACGACGTGCTCGCGGTGGAGTGGTTCAGCGAGCACCTGCTATGA
- a CDS encoding 3-hydroxyacyl-CoA dehydrogenase, translating into MSELTKITVLGTGVLGSQIAYQTAFSGLEVVAYDISAEVLEQAKARFAALAETYTREVAGAADGRAADALDRIRLSADLADAVADADLVIEAIPENLALKRDTYTKLAALAPAHTIFATNSSTLLPSDLSGFTGRPERFLALHFANHVWAQNTAEIMGTPVTDAAVFQSVVDFASSIGMVPIEIRKEKAGYLLNSLLVPFLDAAGELVVGGYADPETIDKTWRIGTGAPLGPFQIYDIVGLTTAYNISSHGGEKQQAFAAYLKENYIDQGKLGTSTGEGFYSYK; encoded by the coding sequence ATGTCAGAACTGACGAAGATCACAGTGCTCGGAACCGGCGTGCTCGGGTCGCAGATCGCGTACCAGACCGCGTTCTCAGGACTCGAGGTGGTCGCCTACGACATCAGCGCCGAGGTGCTCGAGCAGGCGAAGGCGCGCTTCGCCGCCCTCGCCGAGACGTACACCCGGGAGGTCGCCGGCGCCGCCGACGGCCGGGCCGCTGACGCGCTCGACCGCATCCGGCTCTCGGCCGACCTCGCCGACGCGGTCGCGGATGCCGACCTCGTCATCGAGGCGATCCCCGAGAACCTCGCACTCAAGCGAGACACCTACACGAAGCTGGCCGCCCTCGCTCCGGCGCACACGATCTTCGCGACGAACTCGTCGACGCTCCTGCCGAGCGACCTGTCCGGCTTCACCGGCCGCCCAGAGCGCTTCCTGGCTCTGCACTTCGCCAACCATGTCTGGGCGCAGAACACCGCCGAGATCATGGGAACGCCGGTGACGGATGCCGCCGTCTTCCAGAGCGTCGTCGACTTCGCATCGTCGATCGGCATGGTGCCGATCGAGATCAGGAAGGAGAAGGCCGGCTACCTGCTGAACTCGCTGCTCGTCCCGTTCCTCGACGCCGCCGGTGAACTGGTGGTGGGTGGCTACGCCGATCCGGAGACCATCGACAAGACCTGGCGTATCGGAACCGGCGCTCCCCTCGGCCCGTTCCAGATCTACGACATCGTGGGACTCACGACCGCCTACAACATCTCCTCGCACGGCGGAGAGAAGCAGCAGGCGTTCGCCGCGTACCTCAAGGAGAATTACATCGATCAGGGCAAGCTCGGCACCTCCACGGGTGAGGGGTTCTACTCCTACAAGTAG
- a CDS encoding MarR family winged helix-turn-helix transcriptional regulator, whose translation MSEQRDEHAASVLRALIRISRRGVADARTAGIRLSLADQSIVAFIVDNPGSRSTDIAREFLLNRSTVSRQLANLTRLGVVREATDAAGRGRPLELTPAGWDAYRESLGILQNVVDAQMGDWSDAEVAAFAAALARFNAAHVPTATADAASAPTTPQENPHK comes from the coding sequence GTGTCCGAACAGCGAGACGAACACGCGGCGAGCGTGCTGCGCGCCCTCATCCGGATCTCCCGGCGTGGAGTCGCCGACGCCCGTACGGCGGGGATCCGACTCTCCCTGGCCGACCAGTCGATCGTCGCGTTCATCGTCGACAATCCCGGCAGCCGCTCCACCGACATCGCGCGGGAGTTCCTGCTGAACCGGTCGACCGTCTCGCGGCAGCTCGCCAACCTCACGAGGCTCGGCGTCGTGCGCGAGGCGACGGATGCGGCCGGCCGGGGCCGGCCGCTCGAGCTGACCCCAGCGGGATGGGACGCCTACCGCGAGAGCCTCGGCATCCTGCAGAACGTCGTCGATGCGCAGATGGGCGACTGGAGCGACGCCGAGGTCGCAGCATTCGCCGCCGCACTGGCCCGCTTCAACGCCGCGCATGTCCCGACGGCGACGGCGGATGCGGCATCCGCCCCCACGACTCCACAAGAGAACCCACACAAGTAA
- a CDS encoding amidohydrolase family protein — MLDLDVIDAHHHLCALSTASYPWLEGPRVERYHGDDFPLRRDYLLSDYRADALEIEAIGATLVGSVHVENGAGDPLWESAWVDGIIAANSVPSVQVAKVDLQAPDAADRIAAHAALSSVRGVRDILNWHENPFYAHRDRADLMQDPAWLRGFASLGSHGLSFDLQVFPAQLQAAAALAAAHPEVPIVLDHAGMPIKRDADSLRAWKRGLTRVAAEPGTMVKISALGTNDHRWSPESIRRIVLDTIDVFGPSRCMFGSNFPVDGLYSGFGALYEAFDQITARFDRAEREQMFAGTARRFYRIL, encoded by the coding sequence ATGCTCGACCTCGACGTCATCGATGCCCATCACCACCTCTGCGCGCTCAGCACGGCCTCCTATCCGTGGCTCGAGGGGCCGAGGGTCGAGCGCTACCACGGCGATGACTTCCCGCTGAGGCGGGACTACCTGCTGTCCGACTACAGGGCCGACGCCCTTGAGATCGAGGCGATCGGAGCCACGCTGGTGGGCTCGGTGCATGTGGAGAACGGCGCTGGGGACCCCCTCTGGGAGAGCGCCTGGGTCGACGGCATCATCGCCGCGAACTCCGTTCCGAGCGTGCAGGTGGCGAAGGTCGACCTTCAGGCACCGGATGCCGCGGATCGGATCGCCGCGCACGCCGCGCTGTCATCGGTGCGAGGTGTCCGCGACATCCTGAACTGGCACGAGAACCCCTTCTATGCGCATCGCGATCGAGCAGACCTCATGCAGGACCCGGCCTGGCTGAGGGGCTTCGCCAGCCTGGGCTCCCACGGCCTGTCCTTCGACCTGCAGGTCTTCCCGGCGCAGTTGCAGGCGGCGGCGGCGCTCGCCGCGGCCCACCCGGAGGTGCCGATCGTGCTGGACCACGCCGGGATGCCCATCAAGCGGGACGCCGACTCCCTCCGAGCCTGGAAGCGCGGGTTGACCCGGGTGGCTGCTGAGCCCGGCACGATGGTGAAGATCTCGGCGCTCGGCACGAACGATCATCGCTGGTCGCCGGAGAGCATCCGTCGCATCGTGCTCGACACCATCGACGTGTTCGGGCCATCGCGGTGCATGTTCGGCAGCAACTTCCCGGTCGACGGCCTCTACTCGGGGTTCGGCGCCCTGTACGAGGCGTTCGACCAGATCACCGCGCGATTCGATCGCGCTGAGCGGGAGCAGATGTTCGCCGGCACGGCCCGGCGGTTCTACCGGATCCTCTGA
- a CDS encoding NAD(P)-dependent oxidoreductase translates to MSAPDVALLGLGRMGEPIARRLLASRGALTVWNRSPDKAAALVEAGASLAATPADAAASVTLTVLTDLVDVEQLLEGDGGLLAGWRRNGVPAPVLVVHGTVSPVAVAELGEQLALHGVAVVDAPLSGGVAGAESGALSVMVGGAPDAVERAWPVLDAVGSTVLHLGPLGSGEVAKACNQVVVAATVAALSEALVLADATGIDRGQLLQLLGGGLAASEVLAQKRDRWLSGDFDGGGSSANQLKDLRFVAEAARSTGLTLPVATALEQVFERAVQDGDGVLDHSAVELSIARHGAAAAVAPSVAPSGSD, encoded by the coding sequence ATGAGCGCGCCCGATGTCGCGCTGCTCGGGCTCGGTCGCATGGGCGAGCCCATCGCCCGCCGGCTTCTCGCGTCGCGGGGCGCGCTCACGGTCTGGAACCGGTCGCCCGACAAGGCCGCTGCGCTCGTCGAGGCCGGGGCGTCGCTCGCTGCGACACCGGCCGACGCAGCGGCATCCGTCACCCTCACCGTTCTGACGGACCTCGTCGACGTCGAGCAGCTCCTCGAGGGCGACGGCGGGCTCCTGGCGGGCTGGCGCCGGAACGGGGTGCCCGCGCCTGTGCTCGTGGTGCACGGGACCGTCTCTCCGGTGGCGGTCGCAGAGCTCGGTGAGCAGCTGGCGCTGCACGGCGTCGCGGTCGTCGACGCGCCCTTGAGCGGTGGCGTCGCCGGGGCCGAATCCGGCGCCCTCAGCGTGATGGTCGGGGGAGCGCCCGATGCCGTGGAACGGGCCTGGCCCGTGCTCGATGCGGTCGGCTCGACGGTGCTCCATCTCGGCCCGCTCGGCAGCGGGGAAGTGGCCAAGGCCTGCAACCAGGTCGTCGTCGCGGCGACGGTCGCGGCCCTCTCGGAGGCCCTCGTGCTGGCCGACGCCACAGGCATCGATCGCGGCCAGCTGCTGCAGCTGCTAGGCGGAGGGCTCGCGGCATCCGAGGTCCTCGCCCAGAAACGCGACCGGTGGCTGAGCGGCGACTTCGACGGCGGCGGCAGCTCGGCCAATCAGCTCAAGGACCTGCGTTTCGTGGCTGAGGCTGCGCGCTCCACCGGGCTGACACTGCCGGTGGCGACCGCCCTCGAGCAGGTGTTCGAGCGCGCGGTGCAGGATGGGGATGGGGTCCTCGATCACTCGGCCGTCGAACTGTCGATCGCCCGCCACGGCGCCGCGGCAGCGGTCGCGCCATCCGTCGCGCCATCCGGATCGGACTGA
- a CDS encoding NAD-dependent epimerase/dehydratase family protein, producing MSALGSVTGRRVLVTGGDGLIGRAVVRRLAAAGALVTALDRSADDAARRADEAGAVSYRQASVTDEAAVLDAIAGQDAVVHLAGIPGLGFTGPGEIYAANALGTFLVLNAAAEAGLAKAVFASSINAFGLPLNAQPVLPSRYPWDEDEPADIGDPYSLSKQANEAAAVAIARWSGLAVTGLRYPLVRDIRAEGGRAFARHIRAALRGDPRRQACEGWTYLDVTDAAEATLAALTHETPPGPGILVAAPNTYLRQDTEDALEQIAPAVPRERFERREVPVRLDRAVNLLGFTAAVLLEDVDPTLLADLSGRDEGTA from the coding sequence ATGAGTGCCCTCGGGTCGGTCACCGGCCGACGGGTGCTCGTCACGGGTGGAGACGGACTGATCGGCCGCGCCGTCGTACGGCGACTCGCTGCGGCCGGCGCCCTGGTCACGGCGCTCGACCGCAGCGCGGATGATGCTGCGAGGCGAGCCGACGAAGCCGGTGCCGTCTCGTATCGGCAGGCATCCGTGACCGACGAAGCCGCGGTGCTGGACGCCATCGCGGGTCAGGATGCCGTCGTCCACCTGGCCGGCATCCCGGGCCTCGGCTTCACGGGGCCGGGCGAGATCTATGCGGCGAACGCGCTCGGCACCTTCCTCGTGCTGAATGCCGCGGCGGAGGCCGGTCTCGCCAAGGCCGTCTTCGCCTCCAGCATCAATGCGTTCGGCCTGCCGTTGAACGCCCAGCCGGTCCTGCCGTCGCGGTATCCGTGGGACGAGGACGAACCGGCGGACATCGGCGATCCGTATTCGCTGTCGAAGCAGGCGAACGAGGCGGCGGCTGTGGCGATCGCCCGATGGTCGGGCCTGGCCGTCACCGGCCTCCGCTATCCGTTGGTGCGCGACATCAGGGCCGAGGGAGGGCGGGCGTTCGCTCGTCACATCCGGGCGGCGCTGCGCGGTGACCCGCGTCGTCAGGCGTGCGAGGGCTGGACCTACCTCGACGTGACGGATGCAGCGGAAGCGACGCTCGCTGCCCTCACCCACGAGACTCCACCGGGCCCCGGCATCCTGGTGGCCGCGCCCAACACCTACCTCCGCCAGGACACCGAGGACGCACTGGAGCAGATCGCGCCGGCGGTCCCGAGAGAACGGTTCGAGCGCCGCGAGGTTCCCGTGAGGCTGGACCGTGCCGTGAACCTCCTGGGGTTCACCGCCGCGGTGCTGCTCGAGGACGTCGACCCGACGCTGCTCGCCGACCTCTCGGGCAGAGACGAGGGCACGGCATGA